The following is a genomic window from Candidatus Binataceae bacterium.
GGAGACCATCTCAAGACGGCGAGCGACTTGGGTGTTCCACTGGTGGGGTTGGGCCTGCTCTATCAGCAGGGCTACTTTCGCCAGACAATTGGACCGGATGGCAGTCAGCTCGCGATTTATCCTTATAACAATCCGGTCATGCTACCGGTAGTTCCAGTGCGCGATGCCAAAGGTGAGTGGCTGCGCGTGGCAGTGGAACTGGCGGGAAGACAGGTTTATTTACGTGGCTGGGAGGTTAGGGTCGGAAACATCACGCTCTATCTACTAGACAGCAATGATCCTCTCAACTTGCCGGTGGACCGCGGCATCACGGGCGAACTCTATAGCGGAGCCGCAGAGATGCGGCTGCAGCAGGAGATCGTCCTGGGGATCGGTGGCTGGCGTTTACTGCGAGAATTGGGGATAAGTTGCGAGGTTTGCCATCTTAACGAGGGTCACGCCGCCTTCGTGACGCTTGAGCGAGCCCGTGATTTTATGCAGCAGACAGGGTGCTCTTTTCTAGTCGCTTTGCGTTGTACCCGAGTTGGAAACGTTTTCACTACGCATACCCCAGTGGCGGCGGGGTTCGATCGCTTCTCCAAGGATCTGATGACTGCTTACTTCGCGGACTATGCCCGCACGGCCGCAATCGGTTTAGAACAGTTGCTGGCGCTTGGCCGTGTCAATCCGGAGGACTCGAGCGAACCCTTCAATATGGCATACCTTGCCTTGCGTGGCTGCGGTAGCGCGAATGCGGTGAGCCGGCTGCATGGACGGGTCAGCCGTCGAATCTTCCAACCATTGTTTATCCGCTGGCCGGAGGCCGAAGTACCGGTCGAATATGTCACCAATGGCATTCACGTCCCGTCGTGGGACTCCGCCGCGGCCGATGCCTTGTGGACTGAAAGCTGCGGCAAAGGCCGCTGGATGGGGGAGCTTGAGAAAGTTGAAGATGCTATCGGCAGCCTTGGAGACGACGCGCTTTGGACGCTTCGCATGAACAGTAGACGCGCGTTCGTCGATGCGGTGCGGCGGCGGGCCGAGCGTCATCGTGTGGCGCTGGGTGACAGCACGGGCCTGAGGACCGCCGACCACCTCGACTACAATGCGCTCACGCTTGGTTTTGCCCGCCGATTCACGGGATACAAACGTCCAAATCTGCTGCTTTTGGAGCCTGAGCGCCTGACTCGCATTCTCAACAACGTCAATCCCGTGCAACTAGTTGTGGCTGGCAAGGCACATCCGGCCGATGAAGAAGGCAGGCGTATGGTTCGCGAGTGGGTTGAATATGCGCGCCGACCCGAAGTGCGAGGCCGAGTGATCTTTCTTGAAGACTACGACATGACACTCGCCGCTGAACTGGTGCAAGGGGTGGATTTGTGGATCAACACCCCCCGACGCCCTTGGGAGGCGTGCGGCACCAGTGGAATGAAGCTCCTGGTCAACGGCGGCCTCAACTTATCGGAACTCGATGGCTGGTGGGCGGAAGCGTACGCGCCCGAGGTCGGCTGGGCGCTGGGTGACCGGCAGGAGCATGAAGACCCGCAATGGGACATTCGGGAGGCGCAGGAACTCTATCGCCTTCTCGAACAGGATATTGTCCCAGCCTTTTACGAGCGGGACGCGCGCGGAATACCGGTTAGGTGGATCGCCCGCGTGCGCGCCAGCATGAGCGGCCTTGCACCGCGCTTTTCAGCCAATCGTATGGTTCGCGAATATACCCAGCGTTGTTACCTTCCGGCGGCACAACGTTACCGTCGTCGCACGGCCGATAACGGAGGTCTGGGAAGTCGTATCGAGCAGTGGCATAACTCGCTTAGTAACCATTGGTCAGAGATTCGCTTCGGAAACCTCTTTGTGCAGGATGGTGGAGCTCAACGCCTCGTGCGCGTCCAGGTATACCTGGGAGGAATGAACCCCGAGGGGGTGGCAGTAGAGCTTTACGCGGACGAACTGGACGGCGCTTCGTTGGTACGTGTGCCAATGGTACGTGCTGAGGCCATCACGGGCGCGGTCAACGGTTGGACCTATCAAGCATCGGTGGGGAAGGACCGTTCAGCGGATCAGTACACTCCGCGCGTCGTACCATACCATCCGGAGGCAAGCGTTCCGCTGGAGGCCCGTCAGATTGTGTGGTTCCGTTGAGTCGCCGCGCAAGCGATGGTCTGGGCTGCGATTCTATCGTCGCACTCGTCAGATACCGAAGATCTGATTCATCGCGCACGCGATCGTGCTGCAACATCATGATTGCGAGACTCTGGGGGCGGTTGGCGATGGGCTAGCAGTGCGATAGTCCGGGCAAGATGCGGGCCGAGGCTGGCTTGGGGAGAAGGAGTTGTCGATGGTCAAGAAATCAACTCAGTGCCGTGAATCTGGTTATGGCACAGGCAGTCGTACTTTGGAGAAGCGGCGGCGGTCGAGCGTCTTTCGCATGTTGGCGGTTTAGGCGAGGTAGGCGAATATGGATGACCTTTTCCCTTCATCGGACCCCTCCGGGTGCTCGTAGGAAATAGCCCGCTGGCCAACCTCGACACGGCAGATTTACCGGGTGTTCGCTGGCACCACGCCCGACGGCTTCGCACTAATTGACCCGCGCCATGTCGCTTCCAACCATGCGCTTATGGCCTTTATCGCGAAGGCGAAATTTCAACAGTCTGAGCAGGCCATGCCTCGAAGCGGACTCGATCGGCGCAGTCACCGCAAAGGGTGGTGTCTTTCCACCACCCACCACCCATAGCCACGAACAGTTGAGCACTGTCCAGGTAGCGCTGCGCCAAGGCGTGTGCATAGCCCAACTCCGCCTGGTGATAGCTGCGCTGCGCGTCGAGCAGTTGCAGGATGTCAGTCTTGCCGAGCGCGTCACTCTCCTGTTGAAGAGCCAGTGAATTGTGCGCGGTTTCGACCGCACGGCGCTCGGCGTGGATGAGTTCGGAATCGTGGCCCAGGGCGCGCAGGGTGTCAGCGACCTGTTGGAAGGCTTGCAGCACGGCCTGGCGGTAGATCGCGAACGAAGCCCGAAGCTGCTCGATTGCTGCCTGTTTTTGCGCTCGGAGCGCGCCACCATGAAAGACCGGTACGGTAACGCCTCCGATTAGACTCCAGAAGAGGTTCGATGCTTGGAAGAACGCGCCGTTGGGACTTAGTGCCGCGGGGGTCAAGGAGGCGGATAAGGTGATGTTCGGGTACATCTGGGCCGTTGCCACCCCGACTGCCGCGCTGCTCGCGTGGAGTTGAGCCTCCGCCGCCAGGATGTCCGGGCGCTGGCGAACCAAGGCGGAGGGCAGGCTGACCGGCAGTTCACCGGGTAAGGTAAAGTCGGACATGGCAAATGAGGGCGCCTCCCATTGCGCGGGAAATTTCCCGACCAGCATGGTGAGCGCGTCCTGGGCCGCCGCCAGTTGTTGGCGCAGTGGCGGCAGCAAGGCCCGATCATTGGATAGTTGGCTCTCGGCAAGCAGCACGTCAGGTTTGGCGATTCGGCCCTCTTCAAATGCAGACTGCACGAGCTCCAAGTTCTTCTCGTCCACGGCCACGATCTGTTGGCTTACGCTAAGCTGTAGGCGGGTCGAAGCGATGGTAAGCGCTTCGGCCACTACGTTGCCGGTAAGGGTCAGATAGGCCGCAGCAAGCTGATATGCTTGACTCTGCGCCGTCGCTTGCTGCTCTTCGATGTATCGGCGGGTGAGGCCAAACAGATCGGGTGAGTAGCTCACGGTAGGACCAAACGCGTAATAATTGAAGGCATAGAGTTTACTGGGAGAAAAGCCGAGGCCCATCGGAAGACCCCATCGCTGACGTTCGGCCATGGCGGTGAAGTCCATCCAGGGATAAAGCGGGGCCTCAGCCTGGAGCACCGCCTGATGCGCCCGCGCGAAAGCGGCCTGAGCCGCTACTAGGCTTGGGCTGTTGGCGATTGCTTCTCGCACCACCGTATCGAGCGACCTTGAATGGAAAAGCTGCCACCAAGCATTGGGGATCGTCGAAGCGCTCAAAAAACGTTGGGAGGGTTCGCTGCCGCCCGCCGTCAACGCCGGCAATTTCGCTTTCGGGGTATAGGCGGTGACCGAAGGTGGCGCGGGGCGAACAAAATCGGGCCCGACGGCGCAGCCCGCCAGCAAGAAGACAAGGGCGGCACCGATTTGAGACCGCCCGAACGCTCTTGGTCTCCTCAGTTTTCGGCCGTTCATGGAAAGTTTCTTTTCGCCGGCTTTTGAGCAGAGATGGGGACAATTCATGCCCGATTTTTCTCGTCACCTATCTAACTGAGTGCAGTGAGGTCCGATGCCTGCTGCCATCCTTGGCCAATCAAAGTCGCCGTTGCGCTTCGGGGGTCTTTCAGTCCGCTTTCACCTTGGGCCGCGCTGTAAAGTCAGGTCGCAAAACCCATACCTTTTGATTTAACGCCTTTTCACGCTCGCACCGTTACCCGAGCCTTGAGTTAGGAGGGTATTCTTTGTGGCGCAAATCGTCCCACTGGTTCCCCTGCTTTCCAATAGCTGTTTCGGTTGGATACAGTTCATTAGCCGCGCGAGAAAAATGGTGGGCGCTGGCGCCAAGCGAAGCGCCGACCAGAGTTGGCACATCGATTGCGGCAAGTTGCCAGGGAAGCCACCCATGGGCGATTAACGGCAGCAGTAAACATGAGCAGGCGCAGGTTTCTGGAGATGCTGGCGGTGGTGGCGGTCGGGGCCTTGGCCGCAATTTTCCTGGTTGTTCGCGCCAATCGAGCAAACCATACTCTACTTACGCTGTACGGCAACATCGATATTCGCGAGGTCCAGCTTGCCTTCAACGATTCCGACCGAATCACGCGGATGTTGGTCGAGGAGGGCGACTTCGTCAGGCCGGGCGAGCTTCTGGCCGAACTTGACGCCCGTCGATACGCGGCCAACGCCGAGCAAGCGCGGCGCAACATCGAGGCCCAGCAGCAGGTGCTTGCCAGGCTGATAAACGGTTCGCGGCCCGAGGAAATCGTGCAGGCGCGGTCCACGATGGAAGCCCTGCACGCGACGATGCGCGACGCAGAGGTAACCTACCAGCGCGACGTAAGGCTGCGGCGCAAAGACCTTATCCCCCAGCAAGAGCTGGACGACGCGGCGTCCAAACTCAAGGAAACAACCGGCAACTACAATGCCGCCCGCCAAGCATGGATTCTGGCCGTCAAAGGGCCGCGCATCGAGGACATCGAGAACGCCCGCGCGGTGCTCAAAGCGGACGAGGCCGCGTTCGCCTTTGCGCAGCGTGAACTTGCCGATACGAAGCTGTATGCGCACTCCGACGGGATCATCGAGGACCGCATTCTGGAACCCGGCGACATGGCTTCACCCGGGGTCCCAGCTTTTACGATGGCGCTGACAAATCCGCTATGGGTGCGCGCGTACGTTCCCGAAACCTATATGGCCCGCATATACCTGAGCATGAAAGCATCGATTACGACCGATAGTTTTCCTGGCAAGGTCTTCAAGGGCTGGATCGGATACATATCTCCAACCGCTGAGTTTACGCCGAAAAATGTCGAGACACCGGAATTGCGGACCCGCCTGGTCTACCAGGTGCGGGTGTATGCATGCAATCCGCAAAACGAATTGCGCCTCGGGATGCCGGCCACGGTGACGGTGGCGCTCGACCAGCCCATCCCGAGCGCAAGTCAGGTTAACGGCCTTGGCTGCGGAGAGCACAATCACGCCAGCGAAAAGCCGTGAGCCTACGCCCCCAAATTGCCTTGCGACTCGAAGCAGTCAGCAAGAGCTTCCATGCCGGCGGTCGCAGCGTCCGCGCGCTCGACCACGTGAGCGTTGCAGTTAAAGGGGGCATGGTCACGGGCCTGATTGGTCCCGACGGCGCGGGTAAAACCACCCTGATGCGCCTGATCGCGGGCCTCTTTGCCCCGGACCAAGGAAACATCGCCGTACTGGGAATCGACGTCCGCGCTCAGCCTCAGCGAGTGCAGTCATTGCTCGGGTATATGCCGCAAAGGTTTGGTCTGTACGAGGACCTCAGCGTGCAGGAAAACCTCGACCTTTACGCCGACCTGCATGCGGTAGCGCAAGGAGAGCGTGCCGCCCGCTATGCCGATCTTATGCACATGACCGGGCTGGCACCGTTCACAGGCAGGCTGGCGGGCAAGCTCTCCGGCGGAATGAAGCAGAAGCTCGGGCTGGCATGCTCGCTGGTTGGCTCACCGCCGCTGCTGCTGCTGGATGAGCCGACGGTCGGGGTCGATCCGGTCTCGCGCCGCGAACTCTGGTCGATCATTCATCGCCTGGTCGAGGAGCGCCGCGCGACGGTGCTGCTGAGCACGGCCTATCTCGACGAAGCCGAACGCTGCACCGAAGTCATCCTGATGCACGACGGCAAGCTGCTTGGCCAGGATGATCCCGCGGTGTTTACGCGCCGGCTCGCGGGACGGAGCTTTCAGATCTTTGCGCCCGGAATCTCCAAGCGTGCATTACAGGAGCGCGTAAGCCGGGCGCCGGGCATCCTCGACGCTATCATTCAGGGATCGCGTGTAAGAGTCGTCACCGAACAACCGGCGGCGCCCACCGCCACCCAACTGCTTAGCGGCGAGCATGATCTGGAGATCACGCCCGTCGCCCCGCGCTTCGAGGACAGTTTCGTAAGCCTGCTGAAGGGTTCTCAACCCGCCGCTTCATCAAATCAAGCGCCCTCACCCGGTCCGACGCGAGCCTCCGATGCGGCAAGCCACGAAGACCTGATCGTGGTCCGCAATCTGAGCCGCCGCTTCGGCGCCTTCTACGCGGTGCGCGACGTGAATTTCAGCGTCAAGCGCGGAGAAATCTTCGGTTTGCTGGGGGCCAACGGCGCCGGCAAATCGACCACGTTTCGCATGCTTTGTGGCCTGCTGCCGGCCTCGGAAGGCAGGCTTCAGGTCGCCGGCGTGGATCTGCGGCATGCGGCGGCACACGCGCGTGAGCGGGTGGGTTACATGGCGCAAAAGTTCTCGCTCTACGGCGACCTTTCGGTGCTGCAAAATCTGCGCTTCTTCAGCAGCGCCTATGGACTCAAGGGCGCGCGCCAACGCCAGCGGCTCGACTGGGCGCTGGAGCAATTCGAATTGCGACCGTTCGCCGACTCTACCAGTCGCGACCTGCCACTGGGCTTCAAACAGCGCCTCGCGCTCGCGGTGGCCTTGATGCACGAGCCAGACATCCTGTTTCTCGACGAGCCGACCTCGGGCGTGGATCCCTTAGGGCGGCGCGATTTCTGGCGCCGCATCAACGCCCTGGCCGAAGGCGGTATCACGGTGATGGTCACGACCCACTTTATGGAGGAAGCGGAGTACTGCGATCGTCTGGTGATCATGGCACAGGGGCGGATTCTGGCCGAAGGTACTTCTGAAGCGATGCGCGAGCGCTTTCGCTCCAGCGCGCTGCCCAATCCGACCATGGAGGACGCCTTCGTCGCGCTCATCAGCGCAAGCGAAGATCATCCCACGGGAGCAGCCGCATGAACCGGGCGGTGATCATGCGACTAGGCGGATTGCTGCGCAAGGAGGCGCTGCAAATTCTGCGCGACCCCTCCAGCATTGCGATCGCCTTCGTCATGCCGGTCATCCTCTTGCTGATCTTCGGCTACGGGGTGTCGCTCGATGCCAAGCGGGTGCCGCTGGCCCTGGTCGTGGAGCAACCCAACACGGATACCGCTAGTTTCGCCGCGGGATTTTTCCGCTCGCCGTATTTCGTGCCGGTCTTCTTCCCCAACGTACAGGAGGCCGATGCGGCAATGCGAGCGCGACTGGTAGACGGTATCGTATGGCTGCGCAGCGACTTCAGCCGCCAAATGCTCAGCCAGGGTAACGCGCCCATCGGTCTGATCGTCAATGGCGTCGACGCCAACAACGCGCGTCTCGTCGAGGGCTACCTGCAGCAGGTCTGGGCGGGGTGGATCGCGAGATTCTCGGCCAGCCGGGGTCTGCCGCTCAAGACTCCGGTCCAGGTTGACGCAAGGGTCTGGTTCAATCCCGCGGTCACCAGCACCGATTTCCTCGTCCCCGGACTCATAGCCGTCATCATGACTCTGACCGGCGCGCTATTGACCGCGATGGTGGTCACGCGCGAATGGGAGCGGGGCACGATGGAAGCATTGCTGGTGACCCCCGCCAGCATCCACGAAATCATATTGAGCAAGCTGATTCCGTATTTCGTCCTTGGGATGGGCGGGATGGCGCTCTCGGTAGCGATGGCTATCTGGCTCTTCGGCGTGCCCCTGCGCGGCTCGTTGTGGCTGCTGATGGCGTCGTCGTCGGCTTTTCTGTTGTGTGCGCTCGGGATGGGGTTGCTGATCTCCACGGTCAGCAAGAACCAGTTCGTTGCCGGTCAGATCGCCATTATCGTCACATTTCTGCCGGCCTTCATACTTTCCGGCTTCGTGTTTGACATCCGCAGCATGCCCGCGGCTATTCGGCTAATCACGCACCTTGTGGCGGCGCGGTATTTCGTGACCATATTGCAAAGCCTCTTTCTCGCCGGCAACGTCTGGCCGGTGGTGTTGCCGAACATCCTGGCGCTGATTGCGATGGCGGCGGTGTTTCTCGGTCTGGCGCGCTGGTCGGCGCGCAAGAGCCTGGAGTAGGCCATGATGTTGCATCGGGTATTCGGCCTGGTCGTCAAGGAGCTGCTGGCAGTCCTTAGAGACGTGAAGAGCCGGATGGTGCTGATTGGTCCGCCAATCATTCAGCTTGTCGTGTTTGGATACGCGGCGACCTATGACCTTAATCACGTACCCTTCGCCGTCTACGACGAGGACCCGAGCCAACCCTCACGCGAATTGGTCGCTCGATTCGAAGGCGCGCCCGCCTTCCAGGAGGTGACGCGCATTCACAGCGATCAGGAGATCGCTGCGCTTATCGACCAGCGCAAGGCACTGATGGTCTTGCACATCGACCGCCGTTTCAGCCGGGATCTGTTCGCGGGGTCGCCCGGTCCGGTGCAGTTGATTCTTGACGGCCGCAATTCCAACACCGCGTTGCTGGTGATGGGCTATGCCAACACGATCGTGAACGACTTCAACAGCTGGTGGGAGGCACGCCACGGCGGGTACACACCACCGGCCACGCTTGATATTCGCGCCAGGTTCAATGAGAACCTTGAATCCAGATGGTTCATTGTTCCGGGGATAGTGGCGCTGCTTACTCAAGTCGTCACCCTATTGGTAACCGCGCTTTCGGTGGCGCGCGAGCGCGAAGCCGGCACCTTCGATCAACTCCTCGTCACGCCAATGCGTCCCATCGACATCCTGCTCGGGAAGAGCATCCCCGGCTTGCTCATTGGCAGCGCCGAAGCCACTTTCATCATCGCGGCCGGCGTGCTTTGGTTTGACGTACCGCTGAGGGGCGGATTTGTCGCGCTCTACCTTGGCTTGTTCCTGTTTCTGCTTTCCGTGATAGGTATCGGTCTGATGATCTCGTCGCTTTCAGTGACGCAGCAGCAGGCGTTGCTGGGCACCTTTCTATTCATGGTGCCATCGATAATACTTTCTGGATTCGCCACGCCGATCGCAAACATGCCGCCTATAATTCAGGACATCACTTTTCTTAATCCGATGCGTTACTTCCTGGTGGTGGTGCGTGGTGTGTTTCTGGAAGGGGCCTCGACCTTGTCGCTCAGCTCTCAATACTGGCCGATGCTTGTCATCGGAGTTGCGACCCTCGCGATGGCGGGATGGCTGTTCCGCCGTCGCCTCTATTAGCGACACGGACCACTAAAATCTTGCGACGATTCGTTATTGGCCAAGTCCGAAAGGTGAAATATAGTCGTCGTATGCGCCAAGTGTGACGCCGTATTGGTAGTGCAACCGTCCGGTAGCTTGTATGCTACGACAATCGTGCTCGCACCCGGTCACAATGTTGCTATAAGCGTGCAACCGATGCCTATCTTGTCGTTGTTTCTTCGCCGGCGATTGCCACGCCGATAAAAGTAGGCCCGCCTGCACGATATTGAGGTTATTTTAACAGGAGGTCCGAAATGAAATCTGCACGGTCTCGATTACTGGCATTTACCATGATTATTACTGTTGCGCTCCTGGGAACCGCACTTGGGGCTGCTTTCGCCGCAGACCAACCAGCTTCCACCCAGAGCGCCACGCCCTAAACCGGTGCAACTAGCGGAGGTGGTATGATGGGAGGCATGGGCGGTGGGATGATGCAGGGTCGCGGCATGATGTCCAAAGGAATGGGCGGGATGATGATGGGCCGCGGCATGATGCCGCCGATGGGGCACGGGTCGATGGGGCACGGCATGATGGGCGATCCGGGAATGATGATGTTGATGATGAACGCCGATGCCAAGACGCGGGGTCAGATGATGCAAATCCAGGGGCGGATGATGGAGCAGATGGGCCAACTGATGCAGCGGCGCGGCAAAGAGCTGGAGCAAGGCAAATAGCGCTGTTTCCGATTGGATGAAACCGCGCAGGCTTGGCTGCCCTGCCCTTGTCCTGTTTGATTTGGCGCGGCCTCTGCCGGCTGTGCGTCCCTCTGCCAGGCGCGGCTCTTCGCCAAGCCCGCTTCGTCCCGCCGGCTCGGGAAGCTTTTTGAATGTCTGACTTCGGCTTTGCTCAATCTGTCTGCGGAGGCGTTACCTACTTCCGTGTTTAGTAGCCTTAGTCGGTCTAGTTAGTCCGGATATCGGGAAAAAATATCTGGATATCTCGAAGGCATTCTCACAAGGAGAAGCGCGGCCCCGTGGTCGCGCTTCTCTCTCCCCCGCGACGGCCGCTACTTCAGCAACTCATCAAGATCGGCCCGGGTCTTTTCGGGCAGCGTAAATGACGCCCGCGCGCCACCCGGCAGCATTACCTGCAAGTTGGCCCCCTGGGGGAAGATCACGGAGAATTTGCCCTCCTTGTCCGTGACCACTTCCTTGGTCACGGCGTCGACAAACTGCTCCCCGACCATTTGGAAGTCGCACAGGAAAGCAATCTTGCAGCTCGCCGCCGGCTTCCCTCCCGCTTCCCGGATCACCCCGCTCAAAGTCACCTCGGATGCTCTCATCTTCTTGCTCCTCCGCAGCTTCGGTTACCCGAAGATTCAGCCGCCTGGGCAGCAAGCGCCGTGCCGAATCGGGGTCATCGGCTGATGTGCCTCGCGGTCGGATCCCGCTGCCACGATCGGGAACAGTGTTTCTGATCGACGCATCCAGAAGACCCATCGGATAGCTCCGCAATGGCTAATCTGAATCAGCCTGGGCTGTCACCTGCCTGGGCTTTGGCATGGCGAGTGCTTCGCTTGGTCGGCAAGAGCGCCACTGACTATTGGAGGATTCCCCAGATGGCCAAAATCGTCGCCGGGATCGGCACATCACACAGTCCAATTCTGGTCATCAAGCCGCAGCAGTGGCCCGACCGCGTGGTCCAGGAAATGGAGTCCGAGGATCTTTACGACCTCGACGGCAACCACCTGAGCTACCGACAACTGGCCCGGCAGGTCGGAGATCGATACGCCGCGGTGGCCACCGTAGACAATTTCATCCAATGGGATGATCGGGCCCAGCGCGCGCTCGACCATCTGGCGCGAGACCTGGACGAGCTCTCGCCCGACCTGGTGCTGATTGTGGGCGACGACCAGGAGGAAATGTTCGGTCCCAACAACCAGCCCGCGGTATCGATCTTTTATGGCGACAAGATAATAACCGAGCGCACGCCTCATCAAGGCAACACGCCGCAATGGGTACTGGATGCGGATAAAGGCTACGGTGCCGATTCCCATCATGAGTTCGAGGCGGCGCCACAATTCGCGCGCGCCCTGATTTCCAGCCTGATCGAGCAAAACATCGACGTCAGCAGCAGCCGGGGCGTACCCGCCGGTGGCCCCTACCAAGGTTTCGGCCACGCCATCACCTATCCGCTGTTGCGTCTGATGGGCAAACGGCGGGTGCCCGTGGTGCCGATTCTGCTCAACACCTTCTATCCGCCCAACCAACCTACGCCCTCGCGCTGCTTCGATTTCGGCCGGGCGCTGCGGCGCGCGGTCGAAAGCTACCCCGAGCCGTTGCGCGTGCTGGTTCTGGCCTCGGGTGGGCTGAGCCACTTCGTGACCGACGAAACCCTGGATGCAAAAGTGCTCAAGGCGTTGTGCGACGGAGATGAGCGCACGCTGCGCACCCTACCCACCAAGCTGCTTAACTCGGGTAATTCGGAAATCCGTAACTGGATCGTGATGGGCGGCGCAATCGCCGGGCTGGGATTGCGGATGCGCTGGTGCGAGTACGTGCCGGTCTACCGCAGCCCCGCGGGCACCGGGATCGGGCTTGCGTTCGCGCGCTGGAATTAAGCCGCGGTCAGGCGCGGAGGTAGTTTGCCTATCTCCGCCGCCGGCGCTTGCCATCCGCGGGTCCGCGCCTTTGCCGAACCGGAGAGAGCCGTGGCTCAGCGAGGCGCGAAGCAGGCCTCGATACGATCCAACAGCGCCATCGCCGGCAGGCATGACCCGACGCTTGCCTCGGGGAGCCGCGCGCCTTGGAGGGCGGCGAAGAATTCGCGATCCTGAGCCTCGAACGCGCCCAGCCCC
Proteins encoded in this region:
- a CDS encoding ABC transporter permease, coding for MNRAVIMRLGGLLRKEALQILRDPSSIAIAFVMPVILLLIFGYGVSLDAKRVPLALVVEQPNTDTASFAAGFFRSPYFVPVFFPNVQEADAAMRARLVDGIVWLRSDFSRQMLSQGNAPIGLIVNGVDANNARLVEGYLQQVWAGWIARFSASRGLPLKTPVQVDARVWFNPAVTSTDFLVPGLIAVIMTLTGALLTAMVVTREWERGTMEALLVTPASIHEIILSKLIPYFVLGMGGMALSVAMAIWLFGVPLRGSLWLLMASSSAFLLCALGMGLLISTVSKNQFVAGQIAIIVTFLPAFILSGFVFDIRSMPAAIRLITHLVAARYFVTILQSLFLAGNVWPVVLPNILALIAMAAVFLGLARWSARKSLE
- a CDS encoding ABC transporter permease, which gives rise to MMLHRVFGLVVKELLAVLRDVKSRMVLIGPPIIQLVVFGYAATYDLNHVPFAVYDEDPSQPSRELVARFEGAPAFQEVTRIHSDQEIAALIDQRKALMVLHIDRRFSRDLFAGSPGPVQLILDGRNSNTALLVMGYANTIVNDFNSWWEARHGGYTPPATLDIRARFNENLESRWFIVPGIVALLTQVVTLLVTALSVAREREAGTFDQLLVTPMRPIDILLGKSIPGLLIGSAEATFIIAAGVLWFDVPLRGGFVALYLGLFLFLLSVIGIGLMISSLSVTQQQALLGTFLFMVPSIILSGFATPIANMPPIIQDITFLNPMRYFLVVVRGVFLEGASTLSLSSQYWPMLVIGVATLAMAGWLFRRRLY
- a CDS encoding efflux RND transporter periplasmic adaptor subunit, coding for MSRRRFLEMLAVVAVGALAAIFLVVRANRANHTLLTLYGNIDIREVQLAFNDSDRITRMLVEEGDFVRPGELLAELDARRYAANAEQARRNIEAQQQVLARLINGSRPEEIVQARSTMEALHATMRDAEVTYQRDVRLRRKDLIPQQELDDAASKLKETTGNYNAARQAWILAVKGPRIEDIENARAVLKADEAAFAFAQRELADTKLYAHSDGIIEDRILEPGDMASPGVPAFTMALTNPLWVRAYVPETYMARIYLSMKASITTDSFPGKVFKGWIGYISPTAEFTPKNVETPELRTRLVYQVRVYACNPQNELRLGMPATVTVALDQPIPSASQVNGLGCGEHNHASEKP
- a CDS encoding efflux transporter outer membrane subunit, translated to MNCPHLCSKAGEKKLSMNGRKLRRPRAFGRSQIGAALVFLLAGCAVGPDFVRPAPPSVTAYTPKAKLPALTAGGSEPSQRFLSASTIPNAWWQLFHSRSLDTVVREAIANSPSLVAAQAAFARAHQAVLQAEAPLYPWMDFTAMAERQRWGLPMGLGFSPSKLYAFNYYAFGPTVSYSPDLFGLTRRYIEEQQATAQSQAYQLAAAYLTLTGNVVAEALTIASTRLQLSVSQQIVAVDEKNLELVQSAFEEGRIAKPDVLLAESQLSNDRALLPPLRQQLAAAQDALTMLVGKFPAQWEAPSFAMSDFTLPGELPVSLPSALVRQRPDILAAEAQLHASSAAVGVATAQMYPNITLSASLTPAALSPNGAFFQASNLFWSLIGGVTVPVFHGGALRAQKQAAIEQLRASFAIYRQAVLQAFQQVADTLRALGHDSELIHAERRAVETAHNSLALQQESDALGKTDILQLLDAQRSYHQAELGYAHALAQRYLDSAQLFVAMGGGWWKDTTLCGDCADRVRFEAWPAQTVEISPSR
- the glgP gene encoding alpha-glucan family phosphorylase; translated protein: MTDRIKSIRNAAEHYLPRALPQGLEALSELALDMRWSWNHEADQLWEKVSPELWEATGNPWLILQSVSLARLEGLARDSTFMAELRRLQESRADFARRQLWFTTTHGAEQLKPVAYFSMEFGLSEALPIYAGGLGILAGDHLKTASDLGVPLVGLGLLYQQGYFRQTIGPDGSQLAIYPYNNPVMLPVVPVRDAKGEWLRVAVELAGRQVYLRGWEVRVGNITLYLLDSNDPLNLPVDRGITGELYSGAAEMRLQQEIVLGIGGWRLLRELGISCEVCHLNEGHAAFVTLERARDFMQQTGCSFLVALRCTRVGNVFTTHTPVAAGFDRFSKDLMTAYFADYARTAAIGLEQLLALGRVNPEDSSEPFNMAYLALRGCGSANAVSRLHGRVSRRIFQPLFIRWPEAEVPVEYVTNGIHVPSWDSAAADALWTESCGKGRWMGELEKVEDAIGSLGDDALWTLRMNSRRAFVDAVRRRAERHRVALGDSTGLRTADHLDYNALTLGFARRFTGYKRPNLLLLEPERLTRILNNVNPVQLVVAGKAHPADEEGRRMVREWVEYARRPEVRGRVIFLEDYDMTLAAELVQGVDLWINTPRRPWEACGTSGMKLLVNGGLNLSELDGWWAEAYAPEVGWALGDRQEHEDPQWDIREAQELYRLLEQDIVPAFYERDARGIPVRWIARVRASMSGLAPRFSANRMVREYTQRCYLPAAQRYRRRTADNGGLGSRIEQWHNSLSNHWSEIRFGNLFVQDGGAQRLVRVQVYLGGMNPEGVAVELYADELDGASLVRVPMVRAEAITGAVNGWTYQASVGKDRSADQYTPRVVPYHPEASVPLEARQIVWFR
- a CDS encoding ATP-binding cassette domain-containing protein; protein product: MSVAVKGGMVTGLIGPDGAGKTTLMRLIAGLFAPDQGNIAVLGIDVRAQPQRVQSLLGYMPQRFGLYEDLSVQENLDLYADLHAVAQGERAARYADLMHMTGLAPFTGRLAGKLSGGMKQKLGLACSLVGSPPLLLLDEPTVGVDPVSRRELWSIIHRLVEERRATVLLSTAYLDEAERCTEVILMHDGKLLGQDDPAVFTRRLAGRSFQIFAPGISKRALQERVSRAPGILDAIIQGSRVRVVTEQPAAPTATQLLSGEHDLEITPVAPRFEDSFVSLLKGSQPAASSNQAPSPGPTRASDAASHEDLIVVRNLSRRFGAFYAVRDVNFSVKRGEIFGLLGANGAGKSTTFRMLCGLLPASEGRLQVAGVDLRHAAAHARERVGYMAQKFSLYGDLSVLQNLRFFSSAYGLKGARQRQRLDWALEQFELRPFADSTSRDLPLGFKQRLALAVALMHEPDILFLDEPTSGVDPLGRRDFWRRINALAEGGITVMVTTHFMEEAEYCDRLVIMAQGRILAEGTSEAMRERFRSSALPNPTMEDAFVALISASEDHPTGAAA